In the genome of Epinephelus lanceolatus isolate andai-2023 chromosome 18, ASM4190304v1, whole genome shotgun sequence, one region contains:
- the il2rb gene encoding interleukin-2 receptor subunit beta, with product MATEILVSLYVLVGLFSVHAAHSHKGSQGLSCVNDFVNNVSCTWDGAPLAPGVDCWIIGVKTTWILKNYMRYPGTIIRSCRMKRHRKSPPGCSFVFENEEFNSFKDMPYISMECNGTLVENLTNYSPYKHIKMHPPGVPNVSSTANETRISWTPGSPRSHFITSFDFQVQITEKNKTWNDANIQPTQEQELRIPAGRFKGHCHVRVRVKPISQLHKSHWSNWSPTASWVEATDVVVTSQDEDWLLGQSSQITRGVIFSLSLIIITLVLYKSCANRGLLKGKPVPNPSKYFHTLHSDHGGNLKKWLNPLSASESFFTAQPHDRISPVEVCDSWDVAPSTSPSSGSTSALLHFSSYPSAGSNTSRVVDNSSSSSSCFSNMGYFMSSSSSGSARADPNPVYFTYKDDFHNLHNSLHLSLCPSFDISPMYESLKREPQSPDSGLGIEQENEEDKEDKRVVDVEGKEVSNDHQSPPLLILPVHFPSHVCPPASAPPPPNTPGLSQVYCESQQADEPVATAGVSYTAWPMAGAMCRSSSMPVETGKKGYLTLKELQTTFSNKSI from the exons ATGGCCACGGAGATCCTGGTGTCCTTATACGTCCTGGTGGGTCTGTTCTCAGTGCATGCAGCCCACTCTCACAAAGGCTCGCAAG GACTCTCCTGTGTGAACGACTTTGTCAACAATGTCAGCTGTACGTGGGACGGCGCTCCCCTGGCTCCTGGTGTGGACTGCTGGATCATCGGTGTGAAGACAACCTGGATCTTAAAGAACTACATGAGATATCCCGGAACAATTAT tCGAAGCTGCAGGATGAAACGACACAGAAAATCTCCCCCAGGCTGCAGTTTTGTCTTTGAAAATGAA GAATTCAACTCTTTCAAAGACATGCCGTACATCAGCATGGAGTGTAATGGCACGTTGGTGGAGAACCTCACAAATTATTCTCCATACAAACACA TCAAAATGCATCCTCCAGGCGTCCCCAATGTCAGCAGCACAGCCAATGAGACGAGGATATCGTGGACTCCAGGCAGTCCTCGCTCTCACTTCATCACATCCTTTGACTTCCAAGTTCAGATCACGGAGAAAAACAAGACATGGAAC GACGCCAACATTCAGCCTACACAAGAACAAGAGCTAAGGATACCTGCTGGGCGATTTAAGGGGCACTGCCACGTCAGAGTGAGAGTCAAACCCATTTCACAGCTGCACAAAAGCCACTGGAGCAACTGGAGTCCGACAGCATCCTGGGTGGAAGCAACAGATGTGGTGGTGACATCACAGGATGAAG ATTGGCTTCTGGGTCAGTCATCACAGATAACGCGAGGAGTGATTTTCAGCTTGAGTCTCATCATCATAACACTGGTCCTTTACAAGAGTTGTGCAAACAGGGG GCTCCTCAAAGGAAAGCCAGTACCAAACCCCTCGAAATACTTCCACACTCTCCACTCTGACCACGGAGGGAATCTAaag AAATGGCTGAATCCTCTGTCAGCCTCTGAGTCATTCTTCACGGCCCAGCCACATGACCGCATCTCGCCAGTTGAGGTGTGCGACAGCTGGGATGTggccccctccacctctccctcctctggCTCCACCAGCGCCCTGCTCCACTTCAGCAGCTACCCCTCAGCTGGCTCGAACACCAGCAGGGTTGTTGAcaattcctcctcctcctcatcctgctTCTCTAACATGGGCTACTTcatgtccagctcctccagcggCTCAGCTCGAGCTGACCCCAACCCTGTCTACTTCACCTATAAGGATGATTTCCACAACCTGCACAACAGCCTACACCTCTCCCTCTGCCCTTCCTTCGACATCTCACCAATGTATGAGAGCTTGAAGAGGGAGCCACAGAGCCCAGACTCTGGTCTTGGCATTGAACAGGAAAATGAAGAGGACAAGGAGGACAAAAGGGTTGTGGATGTCGAGGGGAAAGAAGTTTCAAATGATCACCAGAGCCCTCCTCTTCTCATCCTCCCTGTCCATTTTCCCTCCCATGTGTGCCCTCCCGCCtctgctccacctcctcccaACACTCCCGGCCTAAGTCAGGTATACTGTGAAAGCCAGCAAGCAGATGAACCTGTGGCAACTGCTGGTGTCAGCTATACAGCCTGGCCTATGGCTGGTGCCATGTGCAGGTCTTCCTCCATGCCTGTGGAGACGGGTAAAAAAGGGTATTTGACCCtgaaagagctgcagacaacattCAGCAATAAATCCATCTGA
- the cimip4 gene encoding ciliary microtubule inner protein 4 → MTSIDRKDAKPANTQVRTVQSPQVPSLSLPHYGDPGSVVSSPHSYHSLGHCLRTNIFPGAPLTWKSVSRDSYIHHPLTAWPPDHWYGHKTDDMVQWTERNIMNQKLDKILTEARGKSTAK, encoded by the exons ATGACCTCAATTGACAGAAAAGACGCAAAACCAGcaaacacacag GTGAGGACAGTACAAAGCCCTCAGGTGCCATCCCTATCGCTTCCTCACTATGGTGATCCTGGATCAGTTGTTTCGAGCCCTCACAGCTATCACAGTTTGGGCCACTGTCTTCGCACCAACATATTTCCAG GAGCTCCTTTAACGTGGAAGTCTGTCTCCAGAGACTCGTACATCCACCACCCTCTGACTGCATGGCCTCCTGATCACTGGTACGGCCACAAGACAGACGACATGG TCCAGTGGACAGAGAGAAACATCATGAACCAGAAACTCGACAAGATACTGACAGAAGCGAGAGGAAAGAGCACTGCAAAATGA